Proteins found in one Carassius auratus strain Wakin chromosome 12, ASM336829v1, whole genome shotgun sequence genomic segment:
- the LOC113112077 gene encoding NXPE family member 3-like, whose product MTKSLMGLKSHEVHKERSCLWKLFTGLCLLVVLFFLVLSFMGEEREKRPLPSFLSLYSVEHSCHNSSNARSPAGINFQTQISSFYSELGISLDAYSRLQQAVYWEEPDRSITSVSMSTSPAHTTFIIENLKESYQIGEELFVTVQAKDSDNKFKRYGGDFFQAKLFWSKSKASVFGEVLDLCNGSYRVRFLLPWVGEAQVAVRLIHSSEAVEVLKRHRVTDSDRVYFYGYYEGPGPDKTRLSETVKCNVKWDKNGLESIRTGDCCCEYNDPRSGETWRCQRPKSLPCSALVYHSMGGYTDSLTYKDKLLMKQTNKDISGDKSIIKIFSSRGNTNIDVTEKCHPGLHTPVPAGFYLNDVWTSFVCRTRHFTTQKITECLKDKDIYMMGDSTLRQWFEFFVNEVPVLKQMNLHVQHQSGPLLAVDVENNIDLHWRAHGVPLRTRKTAFADLHYISNEIDDLAGGPHMVIVFNLGPHFTTYPLDFFTQRVLRIRKAVLALLQRAPETTVIIKTVNTGRKNIFGSDWYSLQLDRILQWAFQDVGVYILDVWQMTACHYNDEDIHPGPVIIKNEIDILLSFICPKLI is encoded by the exons atgacaaagagtcttatgggtttgaaatcacatgaag TTCACAAGGAAAGATCATGTTTATGGAAGCTTTTTACTGGGCTGTGTCTACTGGTAGTCTTGTTTTTTCTG GTTTTGTCTTTTAtgggagaagaaagagagaaacgcCCTCTACCCAGCTTTTTGTCTCTGTACTCAGTAGAACACAGTTGCCACAACTCTTCTAATGCCAGGTCTCCTGCAGGAATCAACTTTCAGACACAAATAAGCTCTTTCTACTCTGAATTAGGAATCAGTTTAGATGCCTACTCTAGGTTACAGCAGGCTGTTTACTGGGAAGAACCTGACAGATCAATCACAAGTGTGTCCATGAGTACTAGTCCAGCCCACACCACTTTCATCATAGAGAACCTGAAAGAGAGCTACCAAATTGGTGAGGAGCTTTTTGTAACAGTACAGGCGAAGGACTCTGACAATAAATTCAAGCGTTATGGAGGTGACTTTTTTCAGGCCAAGCTGTTCTGGTCTAAATCTAAG GCCAGTGTGTTTGGGGAGGTGCTGGACCTGTGCAATGGCTCCTACCGTGTGCGTTTCCTCCTGCCGTGGGTCGGTGAAGCTCAGGTGGCCGTGCGTCTGATTCACTCCAGTGAAGCTGTGGAGGTCCTGAAGCGTCACAGAGTAACTGACTCTGACAGAGTGTACTTTTATGGATATTATGAGGGACCAGGACCAGATAAGACCAGACTGAGTGAAACGGTAAAGTGTAATGTGAAGTGGGACAAGAATGGACTAGAGAGCATAAGAACTGGAGACTGTTGCTGTGAATACAACGATCCCCGTTCTGGAGAAACATGGCGCTGCCAGAGACCCAAATCACTGCCATGCAGTGCCCTTGTGTACCACTCTATGGGTGGTTATACAGACAGTTTGACTTATAAAGACAAGCTGCTTAT GAAGCAAACTAACAAAGATATCAGTGGCGATAAGAGCATCATCAAAATTTTTTCTTCCCGTGGAAATACAAATATTG ATGTAACAGAGAAATGTCATCCTGGTTTACACACTCCAGTTCCGGCCGGCTTTTACCTGAATGATGTGTGGACTTCTTTTGTCTGTAGAACCCGTCATTTTACAACCCAAAAGATAACAGAGTGCCTGAAAGACAAAGACATCTACATGATGGGAGACTCGACTCTGAGACAGTGGTTTGAGTTCTTTGTAAATGAAGTACCAG TGCTGAAGCAGATGAATCTGCATGTCCAACATCAGTCAGGACCACTCCTAGCAGTGGATGTGGAGAACAACATTGACTTACACTGGAGAGCTCACGGTGTTCCTCTGCGCACTCGAAAAACAGCATTTGCCGATCTGCACTACATCAGTAATGAGATCGATGACCTGGCTGGAGGACCCCACATGGTCATTGTATTCAATCTGGGGCCTCATTTCACCACTTACCCTCTGGATTTCTTCACCCAAAGAGTGTTAAGGATCCGCAAAGCTGTTCTAGCACTGTTACAGCGGGCACCTGAAACTACGGTTATAATCAAGACTGTCAACACTGGCAGAAAG AATATTTTTGGCAGTGACTGGTATTCTCTTCAGTTGGACAGAATTCTGCAGTGGGCTTTTCAGGATGTTGGTGTTTATATTCTGGATGTGTGGCAAATGACTGCCTGTCACTACAACGATGAAGACATCCATCCAGGCCCTGTCATCATCAAAAATGAGATTGACATTTTACTCTCTTTTATTTGCcccaaattaatttaa